In one window of Tubulanus polymorphus chromosome 3, tnTubPoly1.2, whole genome shotgun sequence DNA:
- the LOC141902427 gene encoding uncharacterized protein LOC141902427 isoform X1 gives MGYGKFQEEDLTSGEEDIEDIIEEVEEENNEMESSQGCFQGYLDIKQPPKVRGSKLRVWKRKWIEIHQIRDLSTEKYSAKLDIYTDHESALCKPNEKHTILLELVTEVKKCKSKTRSFAFEVNVETGPVLFLAGASETIRQTCMRSLKAMLWLSSRELEKDVFDVLVIGNKYSEMLSLSGDYRLSITPERVALMSPESEPTDIPAVKWKLNTLKRFFLYQDPGPDKDHVFVIEAGPKCDTGKGEYRFFCLEAEKVLKVISDSIDEAIRLKNNSLPNVTSCTSLSSVTSRERTYSDNSVSDEATDTYSTVGLTPIAEDHRPVRSDTDASVDDATYNTLSCGFNSYFKPRNSPESKVRSEAQKLPQDTDTPTPIIAPRAKRSESQNQEERPTPRPRPRASTSKTNAGHLPNPLRLSLGTETKYEECGIYDVTPSGVRPVSEFRAVPIAAPPPIPARRVRTRSDGYSEVVVTRESPGVKVVANSQKRASSSSGVSVNSDGSRDSIPEDEEPSELADSLLSSANYRTDDDITTNDPEIAGTDKIYSKVVEDIIEEEKCRKISTGSHIYQELFLQGDEIEDNDKIHADDKQELVNTERKPSLKERRRSSVVNIKIPLVNNSDAFKQLDNEEGANDDPAVENVYEDLDKFRKDILKYLGCEEEASVTPPPTPSRPERKSGAQAMQIFNSANNSLSAAESDNLNKAIRLKEVNDIFAKTFDSDPANTTHNEHVDKVKKDILSYLGIDESTLQESPPQLPNRRPSRPQSIFTADRIKQTPKGKGHKIKKKLSKLMKGHKNNRSVENSSSDGEDISTTPNTPVTPATMPTGADNSYDSPKQLLPLTNAKRRSSRTPPLTKQKGSSPNTERRSKISKPFRTKSKHESVISGGSATGSSIDQDDKAKKPSTSDNSVQDEKPKKANADSSIQAETNSVYGYDLPLIPLETFPKSDAVITTTSVVETPAKPSPATIDFLTGDDSCDISTCLPPITSPTVKSLRSESSIFGDLSTSFSFSSPTSEWDPFDSSWAEKKPQQIANAKDNDRAWMAFADNSNPYYIVNSENEKDEQTKKWIFATQMNTSLDTPTDDAPWLTQFSSSSTHNDNMNSLTNDFYFDMNRKRLSSAENVYTLMNEQVDLYQIPIANKQIITQSLDN, from the exons ATGGGTTACGGAAAATTTCAGGAG GAGGACCTGACGAGTGGTGAGGAGGATATTGAGGATATTATCGAGGAAGTAGAAGAGGAAAATAACGAAATGGAAAGTTCGCAAGGTTGTTTTCAGGGATATCTGGATATCAAACAACCACCAAAAGTCAGAGGTTCCAAATTGAGG gtATGGAAAAGAAAATGGATCGAAATACATCAAATCAGAGACCTTTCAACGGAGAAATATTCTGCCAAACTTGATATTTACACCGATCACGAGAGCGCACTTTGCAAACCGAACGAAAAACATACGATATTGTTAGAATTGGTGACTGAGGTGAAAAAGTGCAAGTCAAAAACTCGGTCGTTTGCGTTTGAAGTGAATGTTGAGACTGGACCAGTTTTATTCCTGGCTGGAGCTAGTGAAACGATTAGACAAACGTGTATGAGATCATTGAAAGCGATGTTATGGCTTTCGAGTCGGGAACTTGAAAAgg ATGTTTTCGACGTTTTGGTGAttggtaataaatattctgaAATGTTAAGTTTGAGCGGTGACTATCGGTTATCAATAACACCGGAAAGGGTTGCATTGATGTCACCGGAAAGTGAACCTACTGATATTCCTGCTGTTAAATGGAAACTGAATACTCTGAAACGATTCTTTCTCTATCAAGATCCGGGACCCGACAAGGACCACGTATTCGTCATCGAAGCTGGACC GAAATGCGACACTGGTAAAGGTGAATATCGCTTCTTTTGTTTGGAAGCTGAAAAAGTTTTGAAGGTTATTTCTGATAGTATCGACGAGGCCATTCGACTGAAAAACAATTCGCTCCCAAACGTCACTTCATGTACATCCTTGTCTTCGGTTACGTCTCGCGAACGCACATATTCGGACAATTCCGTAAGCGATGAAGCTACAGATACCTACAGTACAGTAGGATTAACACCCATTGCTGAAGATCATCGACCAGTGCGTTCTGATACCGATGCTTCAGTCGATGATGCCACATATAACACACTTTCATGTGGGTTCAATAGTTATTTCAAGCCGAGGAACAGTCCGGAATCAAAAGTTAGATCCGAAGCCCAGAAATTACCCCAAGACACAGATACTCCAACACCAATCATCGCACCACGCGCCAAACGTTCAGAATCCCAAAATCAAGAAGAGCGCCCAACGCCGAGACCACGTCCTAGAGCTTCAACATCCAAAACAAATGCTGGACATTTACCGAATCCATTGCGTCTGAGCCTCGGGACTGAAACGAAGTATGAAGAATGTGGTATTTACGATGTAACCCCATCGGGCGTACGACCAGTGTCTGAGTTTAGAGCTGTTCCAATCGCAGCTCCACCCCCAATTCCAGCCAGACGCGTCCGAACAAGAAGTGATGGATACAGCGAGGTGGTCGTCACCCGTGAATCACCAGGAGTGAAAGTAGTTGCAAATTCACAAAAACGTGCCTCATCCAGTTCGGGAGTTTCCGTGAATTCTGATGGATCGCGAGATTCCATTCCCGAAGACGAAGAACCGTCGGAACTTGCAGATAGCCTTCTGTCGTCCGCTAATTATCGCACAGATGACGATATCACTACGAACGACCCCGAAATCGCTGGAACAGAtaaaatatattcgaaagttGTTGAGGATATCATTGAAGAGGAAAAGTGCAGGAAGATATCAACAGGGTCGCATATATATCAAGAGCTCTTTTTGCAAGGCgatgaaatagaagataatgataaaatacacGCAGACGATAAGCAAGAATTGGTGAACACAGAACGAAAACCTAGTTTAAAAGAAAGGCGTCGTAGTTCAGTTGTCAATATAAAAATTCCTCTCGTAAACAACAGCGACGCTTTCAAACAGCTGGATAACGAAGAAGGCGCGAACGACGATCCTGCTGTGGAAAATGTCTACGAAGACCTGGATAAGTTCAGAAAGGATATTTTGAAGTATCTCGGCTGCGAAGAAGAAGCATCGGTAACACCACCGCCAACACCGTCTCGACCGGAAAGAAAGAGCGGTGCACAAGCGATGCAAATCTTTAACTCTGCAAATAACAGTTTATCCGCAGCAGAGAGTGATAATTTAAACAAGGCGATACGTCTGAAAGAGGTTAATGACATTTTTGCCAAAACGTTTGACAGTGATCCGGCTAACACAACGCATAACGAGCATGTCGATAAAGTTAAAAAAGACATCCTCAGTTATCTGGGAATTGATGAAAGTACGTTACAGGAAAGCCCTCCACAGTTGCCGAATCGTCGTCCGAGTCGTCCTCAGTCAATATTTACCGCTGATCGTATAAAACAAACTCCGAAAGGCAAAGGACataagataaagaagaaactgTCTAAGTTAATGAAAGGGCACAAAAATAACCGATCGGTTGAAAATTCATCCTCTGACGGAGAAGATATTTCAACAACACCTAATACTCCAGTTACGCCAGCAACTATGCCTACTGGTGCTGATAATTCTTACGACAGTCCCAAACAATTGCTTCCTCTCACTAATGCAAAACGTAGAAGCTCCAGAACACCACCGCTTACAAAACAAAAAGGGTCGTCACCAAATACTGAACGTCGCAGTAAAATCTCGAAACCGTTCCGTACCAAGTCGAAACATGAATCGGTGATATCAGGGGGTAGTGCTACCGGGTCTAGTATTGACCAAGATGACAAAGCGAAGAAACCAAGTACTAGTGATAACTCGGTCCAAGATGAAAAACCAAAGAAAGCTAATGCGGATAGCTCCATCCAGGCTGAAACTAATTCAGTTTACGGTTACGATCTACCACTAATTCCACTTGAAACTTTCCCGAAATCCGATGCCGTCATTACTACAACATCCGTCGTGGAAACACCGGCAAAACCATCACCTGCAACTATCGATTTTCTTACCGGTGATGACTCGTGTGATATTTCAACCTGTTTGCCTCCAATAACGTCACCCACTGTGAAATCGTTGCGCTCTGAAAGTTCCATCTTTGGCGATCTGTCGACGTCGTTTTCATTTTCGTCTCCGACTTCGGAATGGGACCCGTTCGATAGTTCGTGGGCTGAGAAAAAACCACAACAAATTGCCAACGCAAAAGATAATGACAGAGCGTGGATGGCATTCGCTGACAATTCAAACCCTTATTATATCGTGAACTCGGAGAATGAGAAAGATGAACAGACAAAGAAGTGGATCTTTGCGACACAAATGAACACATCGCTCGATACACCTACAGATGACGCTCCGTGGCTGACCCAGTTCAGCAGCAGTTCCACACACAATGACAATATGAACAGTTTAACTAACGACTTTTATTTCGATATGAACAGGAAGCGACTCAGTTCGGCTGAGAATGTTTATACGCTAATGAACGAACAAGTTGATTTATACCAAATTCCTATTGCgaacaaacaaataattacACAATCATTGGATAACTAA
- the LOC141902427 gene encoding uncharacterized protein LOC141902427 isoform X2, whose protein sequence is MESSQGCFQGYLDIKQPPKVRGSKLRVWKRKWIEIHQIRDLSTEKYSAKLDIYTDHESALCKPNEKHTILLELVTEVKKCKSKTRSFAFEVNVETGPVLFLAGASETIRQTCMRSLKAMLWLSSRELEKDVFDVLVIGNKYSEMLSLSGDYRLSITPERVALMSPESEPTDIPAVKWKLNTLKRFFLYQDPGPDKDHVFVIEAGPKCDTGKGEYRFFCLEAEKVLKVISDSIDEAIRLKNNSLPNVTSCTSLSSVTSRERTYSDNSVSDEATDTYSTVGLTPIAEDHRPVRSDTDASVDDATYNTLSCGFNSYFKPRNSPESKVRSEAQKLPQDTDTPTPIIAPRAKRSESQNQEERPTPRPRPRASTSKTNAGHLPNPLRLSLGTETKYEECGIYDVTPSGVRPVSEFRAVPIAAPPPIPARRVRTRSDGYSEVVVTRESPGVKVVANSQKRASSSSGVSVNSDGSRDSIPEDEEPSELADSLLSSANYRTDDDITTNDPEIAGTDKIYSKVVEDIIEEEKCRKISTGSHIYQELFLQGDEIEDNDKIHADDKQELVNTERKPSLKERRRSSVVNIKIPLVNNSDAFKQLDNEEGANDDPAVENVYEDLDKFRKDILKYLGCEEEASVTPPPTPSRPERKSGAQAMQIFNSANNSLSAAESDNLNKAIRLKEVNDIFAKTFDSDPANTTHNEHVDKVKKDILSYLGIDESTLQESPPQLPNRRPSRPQSIFTADRIKQTPKGKGHKIKKKLSKLMKGHKNNRSVENSSSDGEDISTTPNTPVTPATMPTGADNSYDSPKQLLPLTNAKRRSSRTPPLTKQKGSSPNTERRSKISKPFRTKSKHESVISGGSATGSSIDQDDKAKKPSTSDNSVQDEKPKKANADSSIQAETNSVYGYDLPLIPLETFPKSDAVITTTSVVETPAKPSPATIDFLTGDDSCDISTCLPPITSPTVKSLRSESSIFGDLSTSFSFSSPTSEWDPFDSSWAEKKPQQIANAKDNDRAWMAFADNSNPYYIVNSENEKDEQTKKWIFATQMNTSLDTPTDDAPWLTQFSSSSTHNDNMNSLTNDFYFDMNRKRLSSAENVYTLMNEQVDLYQIPIANKQIITQSLDN, encoded by the exons ATGGAAAGTTCGCAAGGTTGTTTTCAGGGATATCTGGATATCAAACAACCACCAAAAGTCAGAGGTTCCAAATTGAGG gtATGGAAAAGAAAATGGATCGAAATACATCAAATCAGAGACCTTTCAACGGAGAAATATTCTGCCAAACTTGATATTTACACCGATCACGAGAGCGCACTTTGCAAACCGAACGAAAAACATACGATATTGTTAGAATTGGTGACTGAGGTGAAAAAGTGCAAGTCAAAAACTCGGTCGTTTGCGTTTGAAGTGAATGTTGAGACTGGACCAGTTTTATTCCTGGCTGGAGCTAGTGAAACGATTAGACAAACGTGTATGAGATCATTGAAAGCGATGTTATGGCTTTCGAGTCGGGAACTTGAAAAgg ATGTTTTCGACGTTTTGGTGAttggtaataaatattctgaAATGTTAAGTTTGAGCGGTGACTATCGGTTATCAATAACACCGGAAAGGGTTGCATTGATGTCACCGGAAAGTGAACCTACTGATATTCCTGCTGTTAAATGGAAACTGAATACTCTGAAACGATTCTTTCTCTATCAAGATCCGGGACCCGACAAGGACCACGTATTCGTCATCGAAGCTGGACC GAAATGCGACACTGGTAAAGGTGAATATCGCTTCTTTTGTTTGGAAGCTGAAAAAGTTTTGAAGGTTATTTCTGATAGTATCGACGAGGCCATTCGACTGAAAAACAATTCGCTCCCAAACGTCACTTCATGTACATCCTTGTCTTCGGTTACGTCTCGCGAACGCACATATTCGGACAATTCCGTAAGCGATGAAGCTACAGATACCTACAGTACAGTAGGATTAACACCCATTGCTGAAGATCATCGACCAGTGCGTTCTGATACCGATGCTTCAGTCGATGATGCCACATATAACACACTTTCATGTGGGTTCAATAGTTATTTCAAGCCGAGGAACAGTCCGGAATCAAAAGTTAGATCCGAAGCCCAGAAATTACCCCAAGACACAGATACTCCAACACCAATCATCGCACCACGCGCCAAACGTTCAGAATCCCAAAATCAAGAAGAGCGCCCAACGCCGAGACCACGTCCTAGAGCTTCAACATCCAAAACAAATGCTGGACATTTACCGAATCCATTGCGTCTGAGCCTCGGGACTGAAACGAAGTATGAAGAATGTGGTATTTACGATGTAACCCCATCGGGCGTACGACCAGTGTCTGAGTTTAGAGCTGTTCCAATCGCAGCTCCACCCCCAATTCCAGCCAGACGCGTCCGAACAAGAAGTGATGGATACAGCGAGGTGGTCGTCACCCGTGAATCACCAGGAGTGAAAGTAGTTGCAAATTCACAAAAACGTGCCTCATCCAGTTCGGGAGTTTCCGTGAATTCTGATGGATCGCGAGATTCCATTCCCGAAGACGAAGAACCGTCGGAACTTGCAGATAGCCTTCTGTCGTCCGCTAATTATCGCACAGATGACGATATCACTACGAACGACCCCGAAATCGCTGGAACAGAtaaaatatattcgaaagttGTTGAGGATATCATTGAAGAGGAAAAGTGCAGGAAGATATCAACAGGGTCGCATATATATCAAGAGCTCTTTTTGCAAGGCgatgaaatagaagataatgataaaatacacGCAGACGATAAGCAAGAATTGGTGAACACAGAACGAAAACCTAGTTTAAAAGAAAGGCGTCGTAGTTCAGTTGTCAATATAAAAATTCCTCTCGTAAACAACAGCGACGCTTTCAAACAGCTGGATAACGAAGAAGGCGCGAACGACGATCCTGCTGTGGAAAATGTCTACGAAGACCTGGATAAGTTCAGAAAGGATATTTTGAAGTATCTCGGCTGCGAAGAAGAAGCATCGGTAACACCACCGCCAACACCGTCTCGACCGGAAAGAAAGAGCGGTGCACAAGCGATGCAAATCTTTAACTCTGCAAATAACAGTTTATCCGCAGCAGAGAGTGATAATTTAAACAAGGCGATACGTCTGAAAGAGGTTAATGACATTTTTGCCAAAACGTTTGACAGTGATCCGGCTAACACAACGCATAACGAGCATGTCGATAAAGTTAAAAAAGACATCCTCAGTTATCTGGGAATTGATGAAAGTACGTTACAGGAAAGCCCTCCACAGTTGCCGAATCGTCGTCCGAGTCGTCCTCAGTCAATATTTACCGCTGATCGTATAAAACAAACTCCGAAAGGCAAAGGACataagataaagaagaaactgTCTAAGTTAATGAAAGGGCACAAAAATAACCGATCGGTTGAAAATTCATCCTCTGACGGAGAAGATATTTCAACAACACCTAATACTCCAGTTACGCCAGCAACTATGCCTACTGGTGCTGATAATTCTTACGACAGTCCCAAACAATTGCTTCCTCTCACTAATGCAAAACGTAGAAGCTCCAGAACACCACCGCTTACAAAACAAAAAGGGTCGTCACCAAATACTGAACGTCGCAGTAAAATCTCGAAACCGTTCCGTACCAAGTCGAAACATGAATCGGTGATATCAGGGGGTAGTGCTACCGGGTCTAGTATTGACCAAGATGACAAAGCGAAGAAACCAAGTACTAGTGATAACTCGGTCCAAGATGAAAAACCAAAGAAAGCTAATGCGGATAGCTCCATCCAGGCTGAAACTAATTCAGTTTACGGTTACGATCTACCACTAATTCCACTTGAAACTTTCCCGAAATCCGATGCCGTCATTACTACAACATCCGTCGTGGAAACACCGGCAAAACCATCACCTGCAACTATCGATTTTCTTACCGGTGATGACTCGTGTGATATTTCAACCTGTTTGCCTCCAATAACGTCACCCACTGTGAAATCGTTGCGCTCTGAAAGTTCCATCTTTGGCGATCTGTCGACGTCGTTTTCATTTTCGTCTCCGACTTCGGAATGGGACCCGTTCGATAGTTCGTGGGCTGAGAAAAAACCACAACAAATTGCCAACGCAAAAGATAATGACAGAGCGTGGATGGCATTCGCTGACAATTCAAACCCTTATTATATCGTGAACTCGGAGAATGAGAAAGATGAACAGACAAAGAAGTGGATCTTTGCGACACAAATGAACACATCGCTCGATACACCTACAGATGACGCTCCGTGGCTGACCCAGTTCAGCAGCAGTTCCACACACAATGACAATATGAACAGTTTAACTAACGACTTTTATTTCGATATGAACAGGAAGCGACTCAGTTCGGCTGAGAATGTTTATACGCTAATGAACGAACAAGTTGATTTATACCAAATTCCTATTGCgaacaaacaaataattacACAATCATTGGATAACTAA
- the LOC141901920 gene encoding large ribosomal subunit protein eL14-like has translation MVYERFVEVGRVAFIAYGPQRGKLCVILDIIDQNRALVEGPFTGIKRQSMNFKHLHLTSFTVKIGPSARQKSLKKAWLAAEIDQKWKETTWAKKFELKKKRKTMTDFDRFKLMKAKQTRNRIITMEFKKLKKADAKAVKTPAKKTTKKTVKK, from the exons ATG gTGTACGAAAGATTTGTTGAGGTTGGCCGCGTGGCCTTCATTGCCTATGGACCACAGAGAGGAAAACTGTGCGTCATTCTGGATATCATCGACCAAAACAGG GCTTTGGTTGAAGGTCCGTTCACTGGCATCAAACGACAGTCGATGAACTTTAAACACTTACATTTAACGAGTTTCACAGTGAAAATCGGTCCATCAGCCAGACAGAAGTCTCTGAAGAAAGCGTGGCTCGCCGCTGAAATCGACCAGAAATGGAAAGAGACGACGTGGGCCAAGAAATTCGAATTGAAGAAAAAG AGAAAGACGATGACAGACTTCGATAGATTCAAACTGATGAAGGCCAAACAAACA AGAAACAGAATTATCACCATGGAATTTAAGAAACTTAAAAAGGCAGATGCCAAGGCGGTAAAAACACCTGCGaaaaaaacgaccaaaaaaacCGTTAAAAAGTAA